The Cyprinus carpio isolate SPL01 chromosome A3, ASM1834038v1, whole genome shotgun sequence genomic interval ATTGAGAACGTATAATTGATATTAAATTTGATGcgtcaatttaaactttttataaatataactttatcAATTTAGATTTTCATGGTTATGACTTGGTATGTAAGTTTCATCTGAACCCTTAATATCTCATATTTGGATTTTCCCCCTTGTGAAGCAGACATGGGCttccatgtaaaataaatgatactGTCCATCAATTTTTagtaaatcattatgtaataatttcCAAAGAGGGGCTGAGTTTTTAACAGCTTTCATAAATGTAGTTTCTGCAAGACAAAGCATTTCTAAGTAAGTGAAGACACACACCTCAGTTTCTCAGTTATCATCACTCTTCAGACAGTATCAGTGTGCAAGAGTTCTAGGGTTTCTCTAGAAGGGATGATTGCTGTCATCCTATTACACTTATTGTAAGAAAATACTATAAACAGGTCAAATTTCGAATGTAACATAACACTTACATTATTTTCACTAAACTTTATAACGgccaaaattaacaattttaatcAAATGTCGGTATGCGCAGAGAAATGGTGAATTGCAGTACAAGGGCTCTAAACTGCAGTTGCATCTCTCGGGCTCCAGGAGGTGCAGTGAAGACAATCTCATGCTGAAGGAAGGTAAAACGGCCAGTTCGTTTAACTACACATTTTAAGTTGCAATTAAACAGCACATCTGATCATTgcatttcaaatgtaatgttcTGGTACATTGAAACTACACTGGCTTTATGTATAAAACAGTTAGTCGggtgttaatttaaaaactttggtATATAAATTTCCTAAAATCAGAATTTCGCGAACATGCAAATCGAAGTCACCAGAAGCATTGCATCTGTTGCACACAGTTTATTTAACAATATGGTATATAAGTACGAAACAAGTTTCTTAACTCTCAACAGTTTATACAGCGATCTCAactcttttttccttttatttacagtatgtcatCAAGCTGCATGATTTACATTAAAGAATCGTTCACCTTCAATTCAAGTTtcatgagaagaaaaacaaaagaggtTGATTGAAGAACTCTTTGAACAAATCAGCAGTCAGACGAAGCTCCCGGCCTCCATACGCGAGGTGGAGGGGACATCATTGATGTTTCAGAGATCAAACGAGAAAACAGGAACATCACTTCCTACATCTTAAGAGACAACTACTGAATCCAGGCCAATAAATTAACGCATTTGGGCACCTTGAAAAATAAGAGCAACTTTCACAATTTGctcacgtttgtgtgtgtgtgtatgtgtgcgcgcGCAGTATCAAAGCTCCTTTCTGTACAAATGAATACAGGTCCCTCTGTACAAACTCAGTTTGGAGAGAAAAAGGCGGCGTGTCCTTTTCCAAACCTGGTAAATGTGAATACGTAGCAGACAGGAATAAGGATTTATCCTGATCCTAATTCCACACAGAGTATCTTACAGTActtaaacacgcacacacactcacaaaaaacaaaacaaaaaaacgcatTTCAGTTTGCAAACATACAAAACGAAAGtattcaataataaaatcaaatattttgccTTGagaaattccatttaaaaagtcCATAAGCTCAAAATAACCCCCTCCCCGAAAAAACaacgaaaacaaaacaattaaaaatgtaactcgTAGACCAGGACTGCATTTTGGCCGGTCCGACAACCCTCCCAGAAAAAAACCCTTTGTGATTCTGCTCTTTAAACAGCAATTTCAATCCCTCCAACAAGGAAGAAAAAGCAGTCCATTGGTTGTGTAAACCTATTAGTTCATTTAGTCGTCTTCTCAAATTTTTTTGTGTAGAGAAAACACCTCTCTTTTCAAAAAGAATGTCTCTTTAATGCTACAATCCCTCGACAAACTTCTCTAACGTGTCTCCCGTGGTGTCGCCAACCATACTCAAGTCGTTGGTCAGCCCTCCACGGTTTGGCGTGTTCAGCTGCGGAAGCATTGCATTCTGTTCGGGTGTGCACAGGTGAGCCTGGTCCATGGGGCCCGGCATGGGTCCTGCCAGGCTGGGGTGGGACACACCAGAGTGCAGGGCGGTGTGCTGGGGCGAGGGCTGGGGCTGCATGCGCGGGGACGGGCTGGAATGTGGCGGCTGTTGGGACGGGGGACGGGGCGATTGCACAGGTGCAGGCGACCTCACTTGGTTGCCCAACACGTTGGCCATGGCCTGTCCGGGCAGGTGAGCTCCCTGCGGCTGTCCTGCAAGCATGTGGGGTTGGGGACTCATGGAAGCGGCCTGTGCCGGTGATCCCATTTGCTGCTTCAgcatctgctgctgctgttgttgctgctgctgctgctgcagcatgCGCTGTTGCAGCATGTTTTTGCTGGGCGTCCATGCTCATCCCAGTCTGGCCCCATCTGAGCCATGGGCGGCATCTGACCCATTGGCCCGGCACCTCCTTGCATTGCCATCTGCTGCTGCATGCGGATTTGCGAGTAACTGGCTGGGCCTTGAGGTTGCGGGAATCTTCCTTGTCCTGGAGGCATCGCTCCCTGCTGTTGCTGTTGGTGCTGCATGCGCATTAGTTGCTGGCGGAACAGCTGCTGGTTTCCATTGTGCGCAGCGTTCATCATTTGTCCCTGGGATCCGAGGGCGCCCATAGCTTGGGTTGCGGCCGGCTGAGGTTGCTGAGGCGGCATGACGGGTCTCTGCACGGGGCCTGTTTGCATCGCAGCCATGTTCTGCATCCCCGGCTGAACTTTCATCATTTGCTGCGGGTTTTGCTGCTGTGGTTGGCTGGCTTGGTATTTCGCCGTCCGCTGTTTGATAAACGCGGCCATGAGATGCGGGTTCGATTTGAGGATATTGAGGACCTGCTGTTGCTGCTGAGGGGAacttggtgattttaatgtaCGCAGCAGGTCCTGCAGTGCTCCTTGAGCAATGCTGCTGGTCACCCCTCTTTGCTGCATGCCTTGTTGCTGCGGGGCTTGTGGTTGCGCCTGTTGGGGTGGCATGACGGCCTGCATCTGTCGcggctgctgctgttgctgcatCATGGCACGCTGCATCATTTGCGCCTGTTGCGGTGTCTGCGTTACCTGAGACTGCTGCGGGGCCATGGCCATCTGCTGCGGCGGCACTTGCTGCGGCTGAGGTGCCTGCGGATTCTGCATGGACCCTTGCATCCCAGCTGGCCACTGGCCAGGCTGCATGCTCTGAACCATCTGAGGACCACGAGGGGCCATCATTTGCATGGGAGTCATCATGCGAGGTTGGTTCATCGGCATGCCGTTCACGTTCATATTCATCCTGTActcttgctgctgctgttgctgctgctgaacTTTGGTCATCATCTCTATTTGTTTCGCAACCTTCAAAGCCTGCTGTTGCTGCGGAGAGGGCTGCGGCTGTTGTTGAGGTTTGGCGGCATGGGCGGGGAGACTGCTGCTGGGGCAGAGGCGAGGACTGCGGGCCTGGCTTACCCTGCGGCCCTGGTGTAGGTGGTTGGTTGGGGAAGGTCTGCACCATTCCAGCCACATTCGGATGCGTCTGCTGGGGCTGGCTGGCTAATGACTGCGAGGCCTGAGGTGTATTAggctgctgcagctgctgagaGTTTGGAGTCCCTGGACCTCCTGAGGTAGTTGGGGAGGGCAGACTGGGAGGCATTCCTCTGCCCTGCATGAGCGCCATTCGCCGCCGCATCATCTGCGCCTGCTGCAGCCGCTGCTGAATCTGCTGCTGCCGCAGCTTGTGCTTGATATTGAGACAGAAGGGCACGGGGCACTTGTTCTCCTGGCAGTGTTTGGCATGGTAGCAGCACAACGCGATGAGTTGTTTGCAAACGGGGCAGCCTCCATTGGTCTTGCGCTTGCAGCCCTTGGTATGCTGCACCACACGCTTCATCTTTCTGACAAGATGGCAGAGAACAGTTGGCGTTGCGCGGCACTGGCAGGCATGCACCAGTGACTGGATGCAGCGTTGGATGCTGAGGCGTCGACTCTCCTGAGGACTCTTGTTGGCCTCGCCACCCTGGTTGTTGCTGTCGTCGTCCAGGCCCAAACCCCACTTCACACCATTTGGTGCTCATGGCCCTTGGAGTTGTAGCAGTTAATGCATAGATCAAAGTCCTGAAAGAAATCAGAAGAATAATTGATATAGTTTTCTGGACATTGCTAGCACAGAATGTTAATTTACTGCTGCACGACTGAAGATTGGTgttatatttacagtttacagttGGCGACATGGTTGTCAAGCAAGGTTCACTCCTTGAGGAggtttgaacctgcaaccttctagTTTAAACCTTATATCTTAATAAATTGTCAATAAAATAGTACCGTGTCTGTTTTTACAAAACATCTGGATTGCAAAACAATGGCAACAGACTAAACGGCTCTGTCAAAGCCACAAAGAGAAGACTGACCTCGCAAACGGTGCAATGCCAGCGTGTCTCTACGTGGTGCTTGCATACGTTGCAAGTGTACACAAATCGGTCATGGCCCTGATTGTGTAGCTCCACCAGCATGCACACAGAGCTCCATTTGCAGCGGCGTAGGGAACTGAACTCCCAGTGCTTGTCCCTGGCCAGTGTCAGGAAGGCATCACGGCCGTCCATCAGATAGCAGGTCAGCAGTGGGTCAGTATCCATGATCGGAGGCAGGGTGTTGATCATTGGACCAGCATGCAGGTGGATCACGAAGAAGACCTGGATTTTAGGAAGCAAGAGGGGTTCTGGTAAGCACTTGGCACACTCTGAGCGAAATAAATGGTATTCAAGTAAACAAAATTGTAAGGTCCAACCTCTTTGTGCTTCTCCATTGTTGCATATAGCTTCTGGGACAGGTCATTAGCTACATTCGGCATCCCAGGCTTCTTTTTGTTTGCGCGGGTCATGCTGCTCTTATTTTTATTGGTCTTTTTATTGTTCTTCTTTTTGGCGTTCTTGCTGTCAACTTGGGTTTCCTGTGGAAGAAaacaccattttttaaaatggctACAGAATACACTAAATACTCATTCACACCATTTGACTCTCTGCCTAACCTCTGTTGTCTCAACGGAGGCTGTATTCTCCTccttcttcctctcctcctcctcttgctcCAGCTCCTTGATGCTTTCCTCCAGAACATTGGGCCAAAAATCACCCTCGAAATAGGGCAGCTCGTTGGCACTTGTAAGCCGGTCCTCTTTGGCCTTCTTAAATATGTCCTGCATAACACAAGTAAGTCAAATCTGTCAGTGTGATGTTAACCTGTTTGTGAATGAAAACTAACAGACCGCgaatccataaaaaaacaaattcaatattgGCATACCTTATAGTCATGGAGTATTCTTTTGCAAAGGCTTGTCTGCGGTAAAGGCATTTTTGTCCAGGGTTAATGGAAGTGTAGAAGTGCAGGCCCAAAATGTCACATACCTGAGGTCCTGTAGGTGGGAAAATCAAATCCATTAGTGCATAACCCTACCAATGCCATTAGATCACAAAAGCaagtttttttagtgttttagtggTGAATTGAGAAGTTAAGACGTTTTTActggtctgtttttgtttgtacaaACAGCTtatgaatggtttattaatagTGGACTCGTCATTTTAAGCTGAGATTTGAGAAAGCAAGTATTTTAACACTAAAAACAATTACACACATCATCTTTAAGAAAGGATTTTTAAACTTCAAGGTGGTACATACCCAGCATACTCCAAATAACTGATGAGGATTTCATGGTAAACTGCAGTTCTTAGCATCCGAGGCTTGAAGAGGTGAATACTGTCAGGATATGATATGTATACCCGTCTGGAATGAGAAGTAAAATAAGACAAACAGTCAGTTCAGCCTGTTCAAGAcaatatttgttacttttttcccATTGATCAGTATTTGCATGATACCTGGTGGTAGGGAAAGGGACAATCAGATCCATATTCCTGAACGTGCATGCCGAAGAAACACACATCGACTCCATCAATCTCCTCAAAATGCAAAAAGTGCTTTGGTTCTGTAGGAAAAGCTGATGGTGCAGTGCTGTTGGTGCTGGGCATTTCCTCCTCTTTTGGCTCGGTCTTTGTCTCTGGTTTCTTCTCCTCCATCTCCATCTGTTCCTGCTTAGCTTCTACAGACTCTGGTTGCTCTTTAACTTGAGGAGGTTTGACATCTTCATCCTAATGAAGAAAATGAAATACGTTAAGATGTTTACTAGACTGTGTCATTAGTTGAGAATGAAATCTTGTAAAACTAGAGAAGAGCATTAGAACCGGCATCAACTGGAATTAAACTTGAGTTAACGACAAAATCAGTTGAacagttttcaaataaattaagttatataaaTGTCAATATAACACTGAGAGACAGTGAATATctacaaaagaatgaaaatgaatgagaatAAAATCTCTATTGgggtcattctacagaaatgtcaatttttctgtccctagcctttacagaaatattacaattgaaaaacacattagggttacaattttttttttgatattttaaaataaaacaatatgttatTTGAACAATTAGACCTTCTTGCACCATCAGTGtggcaatatttgtttttaattcattataaagaATTCCAAGCACCACAAAACTGCTCGTCCCCACAGCCATGTACAGAGGAAAAGTGCTTAATTTTGCagtcaaaaacaattttttctaCCATTTAACGAGCAAAGATATGATATAAAtggcataataaaacaaaatgctgaataaatattataacatatatgaaaacaGTGGTCCCCTGAAGTTGTGTCACTGGTGTCAccgtttgaaataaaaatcatactgatgACATCACTTGACTTCCTCCTTCCTATTTTCTAAAGATCTATGAAAAAAGGCCCATGTTAAGTCCActgtttcttttcagttatcagaaatGTTCTCATTTAACTCAGGATTTCATATGAAGCTTTCAGTTGACGTCACTGGTATGACCTATTTATTGTTAaggaattgtaaaaataaaactataataaaaatggaTTAAACTACTTAATTTAGTGGGTATACCATGATTGACAACATATGGTTTGATACCCTACagcagacattttgtaaaatgcatttttcatgaaaactgtcactggtgttactgtcactggtgttaccttctTTATGGTTAACACCAGTGAAGATCAGGATATCAGGTCTTATGAatgtcactggtgttactgtgctgtgttactgtactgttttttctttaacacataaaaataaaacatttatattatttttcctgtACTTGACTTGCATTtcattatcttttatattttctgtaacAGTGACTACGtggcttgaaataaaaaaaaatctacaaagaaaaataataagcttttcataaagtgaaaaagtaatctaataatgtggtctaagtttaaatgttaaaaaaaagaaatacattttaagacattttgccaTACCAAAAGTGGACGTTTCTGtagtgtcagtaagattttatgtttttgaaagaagtctcttctgctcaacaaggcagTATTTATTTGcccataaatacagtaaaaaaaataatattattacttattatattatattattatttaaaataactgttttctatttgaatattttaaaatgtaatttattcctgtgatgcaaagctgaattttcagcatcagtactccagtcttcagtgtcacaggattcttcagaaatcagtctaatatgattAGACTTAGATCAGTCTAAGTCCGATTCCCAAGCCTAAAAGACTGCAGGAGTTGTTCCGCAAAAtgcttgtaaataaatatttatttttatcaatgttgaaaaactgcatatttttgaagaaacctttttttttttttcaggattttttttttttttcaggattctttgatatttgaatagaaactaaaaaaaagaacaggggtatattatatgtatatatcaataacaaaaatcaattatatatttaggaaaatatttacatgtatatacattttatttgaaaatattttattttaatatatatatatttacattataagtgcttttaccatcacttttgatcaatttaaagcacctttgctgaataaaaatattaatttcttatcaACATTAAATTATGATAGTGTAAAACTCTcagaaaacacaaccaaaaaaagtCAAGAATTGCTGAACCAGCCAATTTTAAGTTTCGTTTCAACAATGTCACACCTCCATCTTGAGATCGGGCTGCTTTTTCCCAGACTCAAAGTCCTGCTCGTCTTCTTGATGCTCAGTTTTGAGTTCGGCAGCAGGGTAGTCAGGAGGCAAAGCTTGCTGGGAGTGGGTCTCTGTCACGGATGCAGGTGTGGGAACTCTATTATCTGAGAGAGCTAATAGACAGACAAATGAGGAAGGACATGAGTTAAGGGTGTCATGGCATACAACTGCAATCACGGCTGTGTTAACATGGCGATCCTCACCAGAGTGCTGGGCTGTTGTGCTTGCACAGAGGTGGGCTGCTGCATTTTGCAGGGAGGGCTCAGGCTGGGATGTGTTAACATGGCGATCCTCACCGGAGTGCTGGGCTGCTGCATGTGTTGAGGCTCCTGTCTTGCTTATACGGAAAATATAATTAGCTTTTCTGACCATTCTGACTGTGTCTATTGCGTTAAAATAATGAGAGAAAACATTAAGATATGAAACAAGAGATGGGCTCTGTCCTGCTCGTGTGACAATTAATCTTTGTGGGCAAACATTAAACTTGGCTTGACTAAATTTCTAttgcttttcaggtttttttgtaTTGGACTTTGTAGGCATATTGTTTCTATTTTCATGCACCTTTAAAGTGTGAATCATATTGGGTGTAGAGTTGAATATGATCAAAGACCATTTGGGATTCCTGAAGGCACAAAAGTGCTGATTatgatcaaggcctgtaggccaacatgcaTGTATATCAGGAGTCTGTTAATTGTCACAGCTTTAGTTCAGTGATGGGGGGAGCTGTGATTtactgattggtcagtttgaaatGTCTCACAGTTGGTttttagtcacatggtcaaggaagggataaaagaagattgTAACTGTTACTCTATTTCTTTTCTTGGCTGGGGCCCTCTTCTTGGGGCTctgctctgtgttttttttctctctctctcaggtaacATACATCCATGCTGGGTACAATTCACTGTATGTTTTTTCATCCCTCATCCATTTTGTAACCAGTTTAAGTATAACCATAACgaaatactgttattaaaccatttcaattctcatttcaattcaatttaaattattcactaacttcaacattaacatttaagtGCAATATAGTCACACAATAGCAATGCTATCCCACATATTTTGCTATTGTAACTGCACTTATTTCCGTcattggtataagtggcagtgtgTTAATAGacaagaaatgtacagttttataccatcgagCTGATAATGTTTCTTTAGTCTTTCGTCAGTCCTACAGTCTGAACCACTGACCCAGTGTTGCTCTGTTCCTTCCAAACAGCTATTGTCTGAAACTTTTATTGTAGTGTTGATCAGACCCTGGTCACTGTATGCTGATCATTTTGCTATTTTGCCATTTCATTGTATTGAAAATAGCAGTGAGTGAAATttaatctccttttgtgttccactgaaggaATACAAGCTTGAaatgacatgacggtgagtaaaacGATGGCAAAGTATTCATTTTAAGGTGAGCTCTCCCTTTAAATCAAATGAAGCATGTCTGATGATCCACGAGTTCTACAGGTTCTTACAGGTTTATAAAATAcctgattttaaaattctcatgTACAGTACTTGATCTCTTGTGATAAACCGGGAGCAGAAACAACGAGACACACCTCTCCTAAGAAATGTTTTTCCTCATTCCACACGTTTCCGTGTAAAACAGCAAGGTTTGCACTTGACTATACAGGTGCTTCTCgaagaaaagttcatttcagtaattcaactcaaattgtgaaactcgtgtattaaataaattcaatgcacacagactaaagttttttaagtctttggttcttttaattgtaatgattttggctcacatttaacaaaaacccaccaattcactatctcaacaaattagaatacttcataagaccaataataataataataataaaaaacatttttagtgaattgttagccttctggaaagtatgttcatttactgtatatgcactcaatacttggtaggggctacttttgctttaattactgccttaattcggcgtggcatggaggtgctaaaacagaaatatgaaaagagaaaacattttataatcagAAACTCACAGAATGGTGTTAACATGCAAATGTTCTGCTTCAGAATACTTACACAAACACTtaccaaatacattttcatacacaCATCTACAATCATTTTCTGTTCCAGGAAAACTGGTTAAACTGAAATGCACACCATACTCtgtcacacatgcacaaacagatACAGATGTCTGTAAATTCAGGTAGTTGACAGAAtttactgacatttaaaaaaaaataaatctgttatatAATTGTGTCTGAATAAATTCTGCTGATATGAGCATTCATAAGACAATTGTAAATAAGTTATTACTGGCTtagttttacatttctgtatCACTGAACTTAAATGATGACTCGAAGTGAATTTTTTGCTCAAATTGTTGATAACtcaaaatgtgacattttcacttttggaccttattatatgattattgcattgataatgtttttattgtgtatttctagaacataataaacaaaaaatacaaatgaatactGAACAAAATGTGTCGTTGGATCAACTCAAATTACGTCAACTTCTTACATGTAATCAATTCACTTcttctcaactgaaaaaaaaaataagtttgacaaaatctaatttttatagtCAACTGGAActaaaaaatcactttaaaccacacatatttttttacatgtttatacatcaaattattgtatacatttatttggattgacaatttttttttttttttttttttttttaaccataaatcaAATATCCAGATAAATACAAATTGCACTACACTGTACATACATCTCCACACTGTTgggaaaagtcattaaaatacatatttacttatttagtaAATGAGACTATTAATGATATGGTCATCTGGATAATAAAATCATATACAAGCAAacgaataaaaatgaacatttcgaGCAAGCAGCAGGAGTCAGGATCagtaaatacaacagaacaaagatacaaatgagcTTAACAGTAATGAGAAATACTACTGAATAATCTAAACAagtgttttaaattgaaatctctttctgtgattaattaaacagatgtatttttcttttgttgtttgattaatgacAGGGACAGCAGGATAACTAACTTTTAAAACTGAATTCATGGATCCAGTATACTGACTCAAATCTAATTTACTCCCAAAAGTTTACATTCTCTTAAGTCATAAGTTACTGTAAAACTTGTTTAATGTCGTTAAGTTAtactttttcacatattttttatttttttgtttattttagttgagtaagacatttttgatgttttgtttatttttgtctatcGGGTGCACGAGCACAGAAAGCCGTTGCGCGATTAATGATTTCAGTTCTGTTTAGCAGCTAAAGTCGCTTTTATAATATATAGCTCGTCATTTTTCACTGATCCATGTTTCTTTGATCACTCCGTCCAATGAAAGATGCGCGGGTGCATGTACATGTGACAAAACACACCCATTAAACTTAGTCGAAATCATCATATACATATGTATCAACTGTAACAGTAAATTAAAGCTTATTTGTATAATTACTCAGCAATATTGTGGAACTGTGTGTCAGCCCGCAGTCTGGACGCGAGGAAAACAAGATGGCCGTCGATCAGAAAAACTCCAtagacattatttatatttatttaaaaaaaaaagttttcagacatttaaagcaGAAGTCtttaaaccaaaacattttaagatcacagaaaacataaaatcacCCTTGTGTGGCCATATTTTTGACTGGAagtgcaaataatatttaatatttattgctgttgcacttttttaatctgtattttggtttatttcagtGGATCATATAAATTCAGTTACTAATCTCATTAGTAATCATCACAGATAATCAGTGGAGTGCGGTTTTATATTCCACCAGTACCCCAAACTAACAAATGGATAGAGTTTCTCATTAAAAGCCTGATTAGTGTAAGAGTAGATAAGAGACATGGACTCCACGTCACAAAAGGAGACGAGACCCTTctcataatccacaaacacaccgaTCCTCTGAGGATTCAcactcagagaaagagagacacgtGGAGATTCATAAGCTCGATATTCCCCATTATACAGACCCACAGTCTATCCATTCTCAGGACTCAGACTGCTCGACCCCGTCCTGTTAACAGATTCTCTGGTCACTCCTAAATCCCACTCAGTTTGTCCCTTCACCTGAACCTCAAAGTAAAAACACTCTGAGGAGAATCCAACCTTCCCAAGAACACCGAGATATTCATCAAATCTGTCTTTTCCTCCATCCACTCTTTTTGTccatctgttttcatttctcacTTGTTTCCCATCATCAGACACGATGAGACATGGATGAGCCGTATCAGCATTCAGAATCACATTCACTgtggaaaatacagaaaaatctgcTTTACAGATGAGTATATCATGAAATAAAGACAATTACTTATTTCTATAGGAATCATGAGaactttgaaaacaaacaaaattaaagatacaccaattatgatttaatacatattataaacaATAGTGTTCATAATTTTCACATCGTATCTATTACTGATAGACTGAACTGTCAGGATTTTTCCTGCTTCACTTCATGTGCTTTTAGTTTGTTGTCTGAGagtcattttgtttgttcatttttgaatCCTCGTGTTgattttttgtcttgcttttctatttagaaaaatataaaatacatatagttattatattataaaaaatagtgttcataatttttaattctttaataataac includes:
- the LOC122138678 gene encoding histone lysine acetyltransferase CREBBP-like, producing MVRKANYIFRISKTGASTHAAAQHSGEDRHVNTSQPEPSLQNAAAHLCASTTAQHSGEDRHVNTAVIAVVCHDTLNSCPSSFVCLLALSDNRVPTPASVTETHSQQALPPDYPAAELKTEHQEDEQDFESGKKQPDLKMEDEDVKPPQVKEQPESVEAKQEQMEMEEKKPETKTEPKEEEMPSTNSTAPSAFPTEPKHFLHFEEIDGVDVCFFGMHVQEYGSDCPFPYHQVSCKY